A region from the Desulfitobacterium dehalogenans ATCC 51507 genome encodes:
- a CDS encoding amino acid ABC transporter ATP-binding protein, whose translation MKMISALNIEKNFDKLEVLKGVSLEVFKGEVVAIIGPSGSGKSTFLRCLNRLEMIDGGSITIEEDELVSTTEEGKVVYAEETQARMICRKMGMVFQQFNLFPHLTVLENVIEAPITVKRVKKDEIIPEAKELLRKVGLLDKLDCYPSRLSGGQKQRVAIARALAMNPDIMLFDEPTSALDPELTGEVLKAMRQLAEEHMTMIVVTHEMSFAREVANRVIFMDKGEIVEQGEPEAVFGAPKQQRTQAFLNHMSAK comes from the coding sequence ATGAAGATGATCAGTGCCCTGAATATTGAAAAGAACTTCGATAAGCTGGAAGTCCTCAAAGGAGTCTCTCTGGAAGTGTTCAAGGGAGAAGTGGTAGCCATCATTGGCCCTTCCGGCTCTGGAAAGAGCACTTTTTTGCGTTGTCTGAACCGACTGGAAATGATTGATGGAGGAAGCATCACCATTGAAGAGGATGAATTGGTTTCCACCACTGAGGAAGGAAAAGTAGTCTATGCTGAAGAAACCCAGGCACGCATGATCTGTCGCAAAATGGGCATGGTCTTTCAGCAGTTTAACCTGTTTCCCCATCTCACCGTTTTGGAAAATGTCATTGAAGCACCCATAACAGTTAAAAGAGTCAAAAAGGATGAGATCATCCCCGAAGCCAAGGAGCTGCTTCGAAAGGTGGGGCTCCTGGATAAGCTGGATTGCTATCCTTCGAGGCTGTCCGGCGGTCAGAAGCAGCGGGTGGCCATCGCTCGTGCTTTGGCTATGAATCCCGACATTATGCTTTTCGACGAGCCTACGTCGGCACTTGATCCTGAATTAACCGGTGAAGTGTTAAAGGCGATGAGGCAGTTGGCGGAAGAGCATATGACCATGATTGTGGTGACCCATGAAATGAGCTTTGCCCGTGAAGTAGCCAATCGTGTTATTTTCATGGACAAAGGAGAGATTGTCGAACAAGGGGAACCGGAAGCTGTGTTTGGAGCTCCCAAGCAACAAAGGACCCAGGCCTTTCTCAATCACATGAGCGCAAAATAG
- a CDS encoding amino acid ABC transporter permease, translated as MDYILQILGPMLNGTVVTLKIFLVTIVMSLPLGLMLSLGRISRFGVLRSAIGVYIWVFRGTPLMLQLLFVYFGLPFIPVIGEMLILTDFQAAILAFVLNYAAYFAEIFRAGIQSIERGQYEGARALGMTYGQLMRRIILPQVIKRVLPPVSNETITLVKDTSLIYVLAMNDLLRTTRALVQRDFTMTPFIVAGVFYLLMTLVLTWGFQKLEKRYAAYDE; from the coding sequence ATGGACTATATTTTGCAAATACTGGGCCCCATGTTAAACGGCACAGTGGTCACTTTAAAAATATTCCTCGTCACCATAGTCATGTCCTTACCCTTGGGATTGATGCTCAGCCTGGGCCGCATATCCCGGTTTGGGGTGCTTCGCTCGGCGATAGGGGTCTATATTTGGGTCTTCAGGGGCACTCCCCTCATGCTTCAGCTCTTATTTGTCTATTTTGGCCTGCCTTTTATTCCGGTTATCGGCGAGATGCTTATTCTTACGGATTTTCAGGCCGCTATCCTGGCTTTCGTCCTGAATTATGCGGCTTATTTTGCGGAAATTTTCCGGGCGGGAATTCAGTCCATTGAACGTGGGCAATATGAGGGAGCCAGGGCTCTGGGCATGACCTATGGTCAGCTCATGCGCCGCATTATCCTCCCTCAAGTTATTAAACGGGTGCTGCCGCCGGTAAGCAATGAGACCATTACCCTGGTCAAAGACACCTCCCTCATCTATGTACTAGCCATGAATGATTTGCTGCGTACTACGAGAGCCTTGGTTCAGAGGGACTTTACCATGACCCCCTTTATCGTCGCCGGGGTGTTCTACTTGCTGATGACCCTGGTCTTGACCTGGGGCTTCCAAAAGCTTGAGAAACGCTATGCGGCCTATGACGAATAG
- a CDS encoding amino acid ABC transporter substrate-binding protein: MKKLIAVAMTVLMSGLLLAGCGSSSSAGGANEPGKANKEPEKGAVQQKIVIGLDDTFAPMGFRDDGGNLVGFDLDMAKEVASRLDMDVEFKPIDWNSKEVELNSKKIDMIWNGLTITAERLEKIAFSKPYMANRQIIVVLSGSDIKTKADLAGKVVATQEGSSSVDALNAEPEVTGTFKELRTYADFVAVLNELAIGRADAVVGDEPVLKYYMNKKPGTFVAIEDDFGEEEFGVGLRKDDTELLSKLQGALDAMKADGKSAEISKKWFGEDIVK; the protein is encoded by the coding sequence ATGAAGAAGTTGATAGCCGTTGCGATGACTGTCCTTATGTCAGGATTATTGTTAGCAGGTTGTGGAAGTTCCAGCAGTGCGGGAGGCGCCAATGAGCCGGGCAAGGCGAATAAAGAGCCGGAAAAAGGCGCCGTACAGCAAAAGATCGTCATCGGGTTGGATGATACCTTTGCTCCTATGGGCTTTAGAGATGACGGCGGCAATCTGGTGGGCTTCGATTTGGATATGGCCAAAGAAGTGGCTTCACGCCTGGACATGGACGTTGAGTTCAAACCCATTGATTGGAACAGCAAAGAAGTAGAACTCAACAGCAAAAAGATCGATATGATTTGGAATGGACTAACTATCACCGCCGAAAGATTGGAGAAAATAGCTTTTTCCAAACCCTATATGGCCAATCGCCAAATTATTGTTGTTCTATCCGGTTCAGATATTAAGACCAAAGCGGATTTAGCCGGTAAAGTTGTCGCTACTCAGGAGGGAAGTTCCAGTGTGGATGCCCTCAATGCCGAACCCGAAGTGACAGGAACCTTTAAGGAGTTAAGAACCTATGCGGATTTTGTGGCGGTTTTAAATGAGTTGGCCATCGGCCGGGCTGACGCCGTGGTTGGCGATGAACCCGTTTTAAAGTATTACATGAACAAAAAGCCGGGCACCTTTGTAGCTATCGAGGATGATTTTGGCGAAGAAGAATTCGGCGTTGGTTTACGCAAGGATGACACCGAGCTTCTCAGCAAGCTTCAAGGGGCCTTGGATGCGATGAAGGCAGACGGTAAGTCCGCTGAAATCTCCAAGAAGTGGTTCGGAGAAGATATCGTCAAGTAA
- a CDS encoding ABC transporter ATP-binding protein, protein MLKLIGVSKTFGIGSNNEKRALDQVDLSLQSGEFVTVIGGNGAGKSTLFNCISGMYEIEEGQILLDDLDVTYHPEYKRSKLIGRVFQDPLKGTAFDMTIEQNLAIALAKGQPISLRPGATKKELAFLRERLAMLDLGLEDRMKHKVGLLSGGQRQALTLLMATLVKPKLLLLDEHTAALDPAIAKKVMVLTRQIVAEDKLCTLMITHNMKASLEFGTRTIMMHEGRIIMDLQGEERRQMTVDRLIEQFEKRSGTELDNDRMLLG, encoded by the coding sequence ATGCTTAAGCTTATAGGAGTCAGCAAAACTTTTGGCATCGGAAGCAACAATGAAAAGCGGGCCCTGGATCAGGTAGACCTTTCCTTGCAGTCCGGTGAGTTTGTGACGGTCATTGGTGGGAATGGAGCAGGAAAATCCACACTCTTTAACTGTATTTCGGGAATGTATGAAATAGAGGAAGGTCAGATTCTTCTTGATGACCTGGATGTCACCTATCATCCCGAATATAAACGCTCCAAGCTGATTGGAAGAGTTTTTCAGGATCCCCTTAAGGGAACTGCTTTTGATATGACGATTGAGCAGAACTTAGCCATTGCACTGGCCAAAGGACAGCCCATCAGCTTACGTCCCGGGGCGACCAAAAAGGAATTGGCTTTTCTTAGGGAACGTCTGGCTATGCTGGATCTGGGCTTGGAGGACCGAATGAAGCACAAGGTGGGGCTTTTATCCGGAGGGCAAAGGCAGGCCTTAACCCTTCTCATGGCAACCTTGGTTAAACCTAAACTTTTGCTGCTGGATGAACATACGGCAGCCCTTGACCCCGCTATTGCGAAAAAGGTAATGGTCCTGACTCGTCAGATAGTAGCGGAGGATAAACTGTGCACTCTGATGATCACCCATAATATGAAAGCCTCTCTGGAATTTGGAACACGGACTATTATGATGCATGAAGGAAGAATCATCATGGACCTCCAAGGCGAGGAAAGAAGGCAAATGACGGTGGATCGCCTGATTGAGCAGTTCGAGAAGCGCAGTGGGACAGAATTGGATAACGACCGCATGCTCCTTGGCTAA
- a CDS encoding ABC transporter permease has protein sequence MSNLAFQGSIELGIIYAIMALGVFLSFRTLNMPDLTVDGSFVTGASISVVLCMSGHPFLGLILAFILGCGAGCIAAFLHTKLKIQALLAGILAMLALYSINLKIMSGRSNIALLNKATVFSEFEKVMSGKYSQLTFAFIVVILCLILLFLFLNTRLGFLVRATGDNDQMVRALGVNTDLTVFVGLAAANGFVALSGAMIAQYQSFVDVGMGVGMVVIGLASVIIGEVVFGIRTLPRRLIAVVLGSVLYRLIIAVALELGMPATDLKLVSATIVALAMSTPVLKKQFALMKRRHFSHNKSAKRNLQ, from the coding sequence ATGAGTAACCTCGCCTTTCAAGGTTCCATCGAACTAGGAATCATCTATGCCATCATGGCCCTGGGGGTATTCTTATCTTTCCGTACCTTGAACATGCCGGATTTGACGGTGGACGGAAGCTTTGTCACAGGTGCGAGCATCTCCGTTGTTTTATGTATGAGCGGTCATCCTTTTCTCGGACTGATACTGGCATTTATTTTGGGTTGTGGTGCCGGATGCATTGCGGCCTTTCTCCACACCAAACTGAAGATCCAAGCTCTGCTGGCCGGGATTCTGGCCATGCTTGCCTTATACTCGATTAATTTAAAGATTATGAGCGGTCGCTCCAATATCGCTCTTTTAAATAAGGCCACCGTATTCAGCGAATTTGAGAAGGTCATGAGCGGAAAATACAGTCAACTGACCTTTGCCTTTATCGTGGTCATCCTTTGCCTTATCCTCCTCTTTCTCTTCTTAAATACTCGTTTGGGATTCCTGGTAAGAGCAACAGGAGATAATGACCAAATGGTAAGAGCCTTAGGTGTGAACACCGATCTGACGGTTTTTGTCGGCCTTGCCGCAGCCAATGGTTTCGTAGCCCTTTCAGGAGCCATGATAGCCCAGTACCAATCTTTCGTGGATGTGGGCATGGGTGTGGGGATGGTGGTCATCGGCTTAGCCTCCGTCATTATCGGTGAAGTGGTTTTTGGGATACGAACCCTTCCGCGCCGGTTAATCGCCGTAGTTTTAGGTTCCGTTCTCTATCGCCTTATTATTGCCGTTGCCCTGGAGTTGGGAATGCCGGCTACCGATCTTAAGCTTGTATCGGCAACCATCGTGGCTTTAGCCATGTCCACTCCTGTTTTGAAAAAACAATTTGCACTTATGAAACGCCGGCATTTTTCCCACAATAAAAGTGCCAAAAGGAATTTGCAGTGA
- a CDS encoding ABC transporter substrate-binding protein: MKKKFAGILSGVLALSLLLTGCGSKAAGQGNTDGGKTRVGIVQIVEHPSLNTIRESTIAELAAQGFKHDENIIIDYKNAQGDQTNLKTIAQKFVENNYDLIIAIATPSAQAVVSESKEIPIVFSAATDPLGSGLVTNMERPGGNVTGTSDRVSPEKIMGLAEQITPGIKTVGALYSTSETNSVSVIKDLKDYAVVKNIQVIEATVTNSSEVLQAVNSLTGKVDAIFIPIDNTVASAMPAVAQAANKAQVPVYVGADSLVKDGGLATYGINYTVLGQETGKMAAEILNGKNPGDIPVKSMTDMDIYLNQKTADAIGITIPADILKKAAQVFTE; the protein is encoded by the coding sequence ATGAAAAAGAAATTTGCGGGGATTTTAAGTGGAGTATTAGCACTATCTTTACTGCTCACAGGTTGCGGTTCCAAGGCTGCAGGACAAGGGAACACAGATGGCGGCAAGACAAGGGTGGGGATTGTTCAAATCGTCGAACACCCTTCCCTGAATACCATTCGCGAATCCACTATTGCCGAGCTTGCGGCCCAAGGATTTAAACATGACGAAAATATTATAATCGACTATAAAAATGCTCAGGGAGACCAAACCAATCTTAAAACCATTGCCCAAAAATTTGTTGAGAATAATTATGATTTAATTATTGCCATCGCCACTCCGTCGGCTCAGGCGGTGGTCAGTGAATCTAAAGAAATTCCTATCGTCTTCTCAGCGGCTACGGATCCCTTAGGCTCAGGGCTTGTCACCAACATGGAAAGACCCGGCGGTAATGTGACCGGGACCTCAGACCGGGTTTCTCCGGAGAAAATTATGGGCTTAGCCGAGCAGATCACTCCCGGAATCAAAACCGTTGGAGCACTTTACAGCACCAGTGAGACCAACTCTGTCTCCGTGATCAAGGATCTGAAAGACTATGCTGTCGTGAAGAACATCCAGGTAATCGAAGCTACCGTAACCAACAGCTCTGAAGTTCTGCAAGCAGTCAACTCCTTAACCGGCAAAGTGGACGCTATCTTTATTCCTATCGATAATACCGTAGCCAGTGCCATGCCCGCCGTGGCACAAGCCGCCAATAAAGCACAAGTTCCGGTTTATGTAGGAGCAGATTCTTTGGTAAAAGACGGAGGCCTTGCGACTTATGGTATTAACTACACCGTTCTTGGTCAAGAGACCGGGAAAATGGCCGCTGAAATCCTTAACGGGAAAAATCCTGGTGACATCCCTGTTAAATCCATGACCGATATGGACATCTACCTCAATCAAAAAACAGCTGATGCTATCGGCATAACCATCCCAGCCGACATCCTCAAGAAAGCTGCCCAAGTCTTCACTGAATAG
- a CDS encoding GGDEF domain-containing protein has protein sequence MSFELMILLIFILGLGILYSQKYQRILADRVEQVRIMESAFEHTALGMAIISPDFRFIKVNQAYADIVGYTRTELLRMVPKDFIYPEDHEKDTPYTQEVFAGNIHSFTSLKRYIHKNGNILWIRATFSAVRNKSGNIKYFIAQIQDMTIAKKAEDELRKSRDDAEVLARTDYLTNTLNRRAFIERLKEELERTRRTQKGFAMILVDVDYFKKVNDQYGHLAGDYVLQQFAECLGNIVRAYDFIGRYGGEEFIICLPDTGIEQATMVAERMRESVEALEVDYLDSLIKVTGSFGVAAYDSHSSDTLDELIERADSAMYMAKHHKNTVYQWVS, from the coding sequence ATGTCTTTTGAGCTTATGATTCTTCTGATTTTCATACTAGGGTTGGGTATCTTATACAGTCAAAAATATCAACGGATCCTGGCTGATCGCGTGGAGCAAGTGCGGATTATGGAAAGTGCCTTTGAGCATACAGCTTTAGGGATGGCTATAATCAGCCCTGATTTTCGTTTTATAAAAGTCAACCAGGCCTATGCGGATATCGTAGGCTACACCCGAACAGAGTTACTTAGGATGGTTCCTAAGGATTTTATTTATCCGGAAGATCATGAGAAGGATACTCCCTATACTCAAGAAGTTTTTGCAGGTAATATTCACTCTTTTACTTCCTTAAAGCGCTATATTCATAAGAATGGCAATATCCTTTGGATAAGAGCAACGTTTTCCGCTGTGCGCAATAAAAGTGGCAATATAAAGTATTTTATTGCCCAAATACAGGATATGACGATTGCCAAAAAGGCTGAGGACGAGCTGCGCAAGTCACGGGATGATGCTGAAGTTCTGGCGCGTACCGACTATTTAACCAACACTCTGAACCGCAGAGCCTTTATCGAACGGCTCAAGGAAGAATTAGAACGAACCAGGCGGACCCAAAAAGGTTTTGCCATGATACTCGTAGATGTTGACTACTTTAAGAAAGTCAACGACCAATATGGACATTTGGCAGGAGATTATGTTCTTCAACAATTTGCGGAATGCTTGGGAAATATCGTAAGGGCTTATGATTTCATTGGACGCTACGGCGGAGAAGAATTTATTATTTGCTTACCGGATACGGGTATTGAGCAGGCTACCATGGTAGCGGAACGCATGAGGGAAAGTGTGGAAGCGCTTGAGGTAGACTATTTAGATTCCCTGATTAAAGTCACAGGCAGCTTTGGGGTAGCAGCTTATGACAGCCATTCATCCGATACCCTCGATGAGCTTATAGAAAGAGCCGATTCGGCTATGTATATGGCCAAGCATCATAAAAATACTGTTTACCAGTGGGTATCTTAG
- a CDS encoding ABC transporter substrate-binding protein: MKRRLGLLMVAVFLVVSLVLTGCGNTGGKQERLTKIRVSEVTHSIFYAPQYVALSQGFFEEEGLEIELTNGGGADKVMTAVLTGQVEIGFAGPEATIYVYNEGKEDNAIVFAQLTNGDGTFLIGREPEPDFKWSNLKGKTIIGGRKGGMPEIILQYVLRNNGLNPGKDVFIDTTMQFNAMPGAFLGGQGDYVILFEPTGSMMEKEGKAYIVASLGKESGEVPYTAYFAKKSYIEENAGIVQKFTNAVYKGQRWVESHSPEEIAQAIKPHFPDTDQEILTTVVKRYKDQDSWKKDPVLKERDLDILQKALQDAGELSKTAPYEKIITPAFGETAVKNIK; the protein is encoded by the coding sequence ATGAAACGCCGATTAGGCTTACTTATGGTAGCAGTTTTTTTAGTGGTATCCTTGGTATTAACAGGATGTGGCAATACAGGTGGAAAACAAGAACGATTAACCAAAATCCGAGTATCGGAAGTCACCCATTCCATCTTCTATGCACCTCAATATGTGGCTTTATCTCAAGGGTTTTTTGAAGAGGAGGGTCTGGAGATCGAACTGACCAACGGTGGTGGAGCAGATAAAGTCATGACCGCCGTCTTGACGGGTCAAGTAGAGATTGGCTTTGCCGGTCCGGAAGCCACCATTTACGTATACAATGAAGGAAAAGAAGATAATGCCATTGTCTTTGCTCAACTGACCAATGGGGATGGCACCTTCCTTATTGGCAGAGAGCCGGAACCTGACTTTAAATGGAGCAACCTTAAAGGCAAAACGATTATCGGAGGGAGAAAAGGCGGTATGCCTGAAATCATCCTCCAATACGTTCTCCGCAATAACGGCTTGAACCCGGGAAAAGATGTTTTCATCGATACCACCATGCAATTTAACGCCATGCCAGGAGCTTTCTTAGGTGGTCAAGGGGACTATGTCATTCTTTTTGAACCTACAGGCTCGATGATGGAGAAGGAGGGAAAAGCTTATATTGTGGCTTCCCTGGGTAAGGAAAGCGGTGAAGTGCCCTACACTGCCTATTTCGCTAAGAAGAGCTATATTGAGGAAAATGCCGGTATCGTCCAGAAGTTCACCAACGCTGTCTATAAAGGCCAACGTTGGGTAGAATCCCACTCTCCGGAGGAAATTGCTCAAGCGATTAAGCCCCATTTCCCAGATACAGATCAGGAGATTTTAACCACGGTCGTAAAACGCTATAAAGATCAAGACAGTTGGAAAAAGGATCCCGTATTGAAAGAAAGGGATCTCGATATTCTGCAAAAGGCACTACAGGATGCCGGCGAATTAAGCAAAACTGCTCCCTATGAAAAAATCATCACGCCAGCCTTTGGAGAGACAGCAGTTAAAAATATCAAATAA
- a CDS encoding ABC transporter permease has translation MSNSSPEHRAYLKKVRQEKIKVRVTQILILIVALGLWEICARAKIVDPFITSQPSRVLQTMITLHQEGVLLHHIAITCIETVVGFILGTVLGTMIAIILWWSEFISKVSEPYLVILNSLPKIALGPIFIVWIGAGPAAIIVMTLAISLIVTILEVLNGFLSIDQEKIKLVHTFGGTKIQVLTKVLLPASFPTIVNALKINVGLSWVGVIVGEFLVSKAGLGYLIVYGGQVFKLDLVMTSVFILGIAAALMYQGVVLFEKLIVKNSD, from the coding sequence ATGTCTAATAGCTCCCCGGAACATAGAGCCTACTTAAAGAAAGTCCGACAGGAAAAGATCAAGGTCAGAGTGACCCAGATTTTAATTCTCATCGTTGCCCTGGGCTTATGGGAGATCTGTGCCCGAGCCAAAATCGTGGACCCTTTCATTACCAGTCAACCCAGTCGGGTGCTCCAAACTATGATAACTCTCCATCAAGAGGGGGTATTACTTCATCATATTGCCATTACCTGTATAGAAACTGTGGTGGGCTTTATCTTAGGAACTGTCCTGGGAACCATGATAGCCATCATCCTTTGGTGGTCTGAATTTATTTCCAAAGTCTCAGAGCCGTATCTCGTTATTCTCAACAGTCTGCCTAAAATTGCCTTAGGACCTATATTCATCGTCTGGATCGGCGCAGGGCCGGCGGCCATCATCGTCATGACTCTGGCAATCTCCCTCATTGTTACTATTTTAGAAGTGCTCAATGGCTTTTTATCCATAGACCAAGAGAAAATTAAGCTGGTTCATACCTTTGGCGGAACAAAGATTCAGGTTCTCACCAAGGTTCTCCTACCGGCCTCTTTCCCCACCATCGTCAATGCTTTGAAAATAAATGTTGGGCTCTCCTGGGTTGGGGTCATTGTCGGTGAATTCCTCGTCTCCAAGGCAGGCCTGGGCTATCTTATCGTTTATGGAGGACAGGTGTTTAAGCTGGATTTGGTGATGACCAGTGTCTTCATCTTAGGCATAGCCGCAGCATTAATGTATCAGGGGGTGGTTCTGTTCGAAAAGCTCATTGTCAAGAATTCAGATTAG